In Lycium ferocissimum isolate CSIRO_LF1 unplaced genomic scaffold, AGI_CSIRO_Lferr_CH_V1 ctg7947, whole genome shotgun sequence, a genomic segment contains:
- the LOC132045790 gene encoding uncharacterized protein LOC132045790 produces the protein MIDNYKDWHDQFPYALLGYRTTARTSIGATPYLLVYGTEAVIPAEVEIPSLRIIQEAELDDAEWIRKRHEQLALIDEKRMIVVCHGQLYQQRMARAFNKHVRTRLFQVGQLVLKRIFPNQEEYKGKFASNWQGPYMVRKVLSGGAVVLAEMDGQEWPRAINSDAIKRYYV, from the coding sequence ATGATTGATAACTACAAAGACTGGCATGACCAATTTCCATATGCATTATTGGGATATCGCACAACCGCCAGAACTTCAATCGGAGCCACTCCATATTTGCTGGTCTATGGCACTGAGGCAGTGATACCGGCCGAAGTAGAAATCCCTTCTCTTCGAATCATACAAGAAGCAGAATTGGACGATGCGGAATGGATCCGTAAAAGGCATGAGCAACTAGCTCTGATAGATGAAAAGAGGATGATCGTTGTTTGCCATGGTCAGTTGTACCAACAAAGAATGGCGCGAGCCTTCAACAAACATGTGAGGACTAGACTTTTCCAAGTAGGGCAATTGGTGCTCAAGCGGATATTcccaaatcaagaagaatacaaagggaaGTTCGCATCAAACTGGCAAGGGCCTTATATGGTGCGAAAGGTGTTATCAGGAGGAGCAGTTGTCCTCGCTGAAATGGATGGCCAAGAGTGGCCAAGAGCAATAAATTCAGACGCCATCAAGAGATACTATGTTTGA